A genomic window from Canis aureus isolate CA01 chromosome 2, VMU_Caureus_v.1.0, whole genome shotgun sequence includes:
- the SELENOS gene encoding selenoprotein S isoform X1, protein MERDGQQLSARPALETEGLRYLHVTGESQLRAAGPRACTACPPGAAMFVGSLLATYGWYIVFSCILLYVVFQKLSTRLRALRQRQLDRAEAAVEPDVVVKRQEALAAARLKMQEELNAQVEKHKEKLRQLEEQKRRQKIEMWDSMQEGKSYKGNTRKHPEEDSPGPSTSSVLPKRKPDRKPLRGGGYNPLSGEGGGACSWRPGRRGPSSGG, encoded by the exons ATGGAGCGGGACGGCCAGCAGCTGTCCGCGCGGCCGGCTCTGGAGACCGAGGGGTTGCGCTACCTGCACGTCACGGGTGAGTCGCAGCTGCGGGCCGCTGGGCCGCGGGCTTGTACCGCCTGTCCCCCGGGCGCCGCCATGTTCG tgggctccctgctggccACCTATGGCTGGTACATCGTCTTCAGCTGCATCCTTCTCTACGTGGTGTTTCAGAAGCTTTCCACCCGGCTGAGGGCCTTGAGGCAGAGGCAGCTGGACCGTGCTGAAGCAGCCGTGG AACCTGATGTTGTTGTTAAACGACAGGAGGCTCTAGCAGCCGCTCGTTTGAAAATGCAAGAAGAATTAAACGCACAAGTTGAAAAGCATAAGGAAAAACTAAGACAG CTTGAGGAacaaaaaaggagacagaagatTGAAATGTGGGATAGCATGCAAGAAGGGAAAAGTTACAAAGGAAATACAAGAAAGCATCCGGAAGAAGACAGTCCTGGGCCTTCTACTTCATCAGTCCTGCCGAAACGGAAACCTGATCGAAAGCCTCTGCGGGGAGGTG GTTACAACCCACTGTCTGGTGAAGGAGGTGGAGcctgctcctggagacctggacGCAGAGGCCCGTCATCTGGTGGATGA
- the SELENOS gene encoding selenoprotein S isoform X2, translated as MERDGQQLSARPALETEGLRYLHVTVGSLLATYGWYIVFSCILLYVVFQKLSTRLRALRQRQLDRAEAAVEPDVVVKRQEALAAARLKMQEELNAQVEKHKEKLRQLEEQKRRQKIEMWDSMQEGKSYKGNTRKHPEEDSPGPSTSSVLPKRKPDRKPLRGGGYNPLSGEGGGACSWRPGRRGPSSGG; from the exons ATGGAGCGGGACGGCCAGCAGCTGTCCGCGCGGCCGGCTCTGGAGACCGAGGGGTTGCGCTACCTGCACGTCACGG tgggctccctgctggccACCTATGGCTGGTACATCGTCTTCAGCTGCATCCTTCTCTACGTGGTGTTTCAGAAGCTTTCCACCCGGCTGAGGGCCTTGAGGCAGAGGCAGCTGGACCGTGCTGAAGCAGCCGTGG AACCTGATGTTGTTGTTAAACGACAGGAGGCTCTAGCAGCCGCTCGTTTGAAAATGCAAGAAGAATTAAACGCACAAGTTGAAAAGCATAAGGAAAAACTAAGACAG CTTGAGGAacaaaaaaggagacagaagatTGAAATGTGGGATAGCATGCAAGAAGGGAAAAGTTACAAAGGAAATACAAGAAAGCATCCGGAAGAAGACAGTCCTGGGCCTTCTACTTCATCAGTCCTGCCGAAACGGAAACCTGATCGAAAGCCTCTGCGGGGAGGTG GTTACAACCCACTGTCTGGTGAAGGAGGTGGAGcctgctcctggagacctggacGCAGAGGCCCGTCATCTGGTGGATGA